A single window of Streptomyces griseoviridis DNA harbors:
- the eccD gene encoding type VII secretion integral membrane protein EccD, which produces MTDNQVAGLCRLTVRAPAKTIDLAVPSDVPVVDLLPAVLGYSGDDLAENGLDHGGWVLQRLGGEPMDEGRTLDSYDLRDGETLYLRPRIDALPEVHLDDLVDGISTTMQGRPHGWSPLASTRLLRGFAVTALLAGLLVLALPGGSPVLRALGAAAGGLLLIAGAGAASRAVGDAAAGAALGFMAGPYLALAGWLLPGGDLGGPHSHEVLGARLLAACAAGAGGAIVALAAVASFAALYLGLAVVMVFGTLVGALMLVTDLGPPQVAGIVALLAVLLGAFVPSLAFRMSGLRMPPLPTNAEQLQEGIEPHPTSVVSARAVLADGWMSSLYGAVGAVCAVCQAVLTHDGGLPEVIMAVVLALLLLLHGRGLGNVWQRLSLFVPGAGGLLLLVLFDGVTATPDQRLLLVAGLLAATAGLAIASWTVPGRRLVPYWGRAAEILHSATALALLPLALWVLGVYSALRGLNG; this is translated from the coding sequence ATGACTGACAACCAGGTGGCGGGTCTGTGCCGCCTGACCGTGCGCGCACCCGCCAAGACGATCGACCTCGCGGTGCCCTCCGACGTGCCCGTGGTCGACCTGCTGCCCGCCGTCCTCGGCTACAGCGGGGACGACCTCGCCGAGAACGGCCTCGACCACGGCGGCTGGGTGCTGCAACGCCTCGGCGGCGAGCCGATGGACGAGGGCCGCACCCTCGACTCCTACGACCTGCGCGACGGCGAGACGCTCTACCTCCGCCCGCGCATCGACGCCCTGCCCGAGGTCCACCTCGACGACCTGGTGGACGGCATATCCACCACCATGCAGGGCCGGCCGCACGGCTGGTCCCCGCTGGCCAGCACCCGGCTGCTGCGCGGCTTCGCCGTCACCGCCCTGCTGGCCGGCCTGCTCGTCCTCGCGCTGCCCGGCGGCTCCCCGGTACTGCGCGCCCTGGGCGCGGCGGCGGGCGGACTGCTGCTGATCGCCGGGGCGGGCGCGGCCAGCCGCGCGGTGGGCGACGCCGCGGCCGGCGCCGCCCTCGGCTTCATGGCGGGCCCCTACCTGGCCCTCGCCGGCTGGCTGCTGCCCGGCGGCGACCTCGGCGGCCCGCACAGCCACGAGGTGCTCGGCGCCCGACTGCTGGCCGCCTGCGCCGCGGGCGCGGGCGGCGCCATCGTCGCCCTCGCCGCCGTCGCCTCCTTCGCGGCCCTCTACCTCGGCCTCGCCGTCGTCATGGTCTTCGGCACCCTGGTCGGCGCCCTGATGCTCGTCACCGACCTCGGGCCGCCCCAGGTGGCCGGCATCGTCGCCCTGCTGGCCGTCCTGCTCGGCGCGTTCGTGCCCTCGCTCGCCTTCCGGATGTCAGGGCTGCGCATGCCCCCGCTGCCCACCAACGCCGAACAGCTCCAGGAGGGCATCGAACCGCACCCCACCTCCGTGGTCTCCGCCCGCGCCGTCCTCGCCGACGGCTGGATGAGTTCCCTCTACGGAGCCGTGGGCGCGGTCTGCGCGGTCTGCCAGGCGGTCCTCACCCACGACGGCGGCCTCCCCGAGGTCATCATGGCGGTCGTCCTCGCCCTGCTGCTCCTGCTGCACGGACGCGGCCTCGGCAACGTCTGGCAGCGGCTGTCCCTCTTCGTCCCCGGCGCGGGCGGCCTGCTCCTGCTGGTCCTCTTCGACGGCGTCACCGCCACCCCCGACCAGCGGCTGCTGCTCGTCGCGGGCCTGCTCGCCGCCACCGCCGGCCTCGCCATCGCCTCCTGGACGGTCCCCGGCCGCCGGCTGGTGCCCTACTGGGGCCGGGCCGCGGAGATCCTGCACTCCGCGACCGCGCTCGCCCTGCTGCCGCTGGCCCTGTGGGTGCTCGGCGTGTACAGCGCCCTACGCGGCCTCAACGGCTGA
- a CDS encoding type VII secretion system-associated protein, whose product MADGNQTPTQLNKEWLQSFKDHDIKGFRDELKKITEDGSDPMVPAMKTLKGDDGTIEGLPFDTPVPLAIGNLASDTSTHGKAVNAAVAKMVTTLDGILTSHIELFKDIDSALEETIDTLFKTQGTSLDAIDGQKLYDIFEDEDVETDLTTSPDDDSDDGDD is encoded by the coding sequence ATGGCCGACGGCAACCAGACCCCCACACAGCTCAACAAGGAATGGCTCCAGAGCTTCAAGGACCATGACATCAAGGGCTTCAGGGACGAGCTGAAGAAGATCACCGAGGACGGCTCGGACCCGATGGTCCCCGCGATGAAGACCCTCAAGGGCGACGACGGGACGATCGAGGGCCTCCCGTTCGACACGCCCGTCCCGCTCGCGATCGGGAACCTGGCGTCGGACACCAGCACCCACGGCAAGGCCGTGAACGCCGCCGTCGCGAAGATGGTCACCACCCTCGACGGAATCCTCACCAGCCACATCGAGCTGTTCAAGGACATCGACTCCGCCCTGGAGGAGACGATCGACACCCTGTTCAAGACGCAGGGCACGAGCCTGGACGCGATCGACGGCCAGAAGCTCTACGACATCTTCGAGGACGAGGACGTCGAGACCGACCTCACGACCTCACCGGACGACGACAGCGACGACGGCGACGACTAG
- the eccB gene encoding type VII secretion protein EccB, with product MQSKRDQVQAHMFVMGRLTSGMLRADPDAPESPQGRTNRGVALSVVIAVLLAAGSFVFGLLKPGTKDSWRAEGTLVVNKDTGGRYLYLDERLRPVRNYTSARLILGADMDTASVGAKSLAGTAHGAPVGIPGAPDDLPAGGSLTTGPWQVCAATGGTGTTATALVVGTDLGGAGLAGSEGLLVTGPDKAQYLVWQGSKLRLDLAGGAREALGYGSRSPRPVSAALLNSLSSGPDLTAPAIPGRGDPGPSLGGADTRIGQVFQVSAPGGDLHYYVLRKEGLAPVNATMAALLLGNPETRMKAYRGGTAAATTLGAAAVIGRLAPGAEGGDTRTDLPASPPKAVEPAVGDSPCVSIQSGADGTRVSVSLAHTEDIGRPAQATTEGLTAACVTVNRIVVPPGGGALVHALGADGSNVGSTLYLVTDNGVKYRVPSAEALKALGYTTGQAQRLPSSLLAMVPTGPDLTAAAAVSGRARATAPPCGADPLGTAGR from the coding sequence GTGCAGTCCAAGCGCGACCAGGTACAGGCGCACATGTTCGTCATGGGGCGGCTCACCTCGGGCATGCTGCGGGCCGACCCCGACGCCCCCGAGAGCCCCCAGGGCAGGACCAACCGCGGGGTCGCCCTCAGCGTGGTCATCGCCGTCCTGCTCGCGGCCGGCTCCTTCGTCTTCGGGCTGCTGAAGCCGGGCACGAAGGACTCCTGGCGCGCGGAGGGCACCCTGGTGGTCAACAAGGACACCGGCGGCCGCTACCTCTACCTCGACGAACGGCTGCGCCCGGTGCGCAACTACACCTCGGCCCGGCTGATCCTCGGCGCCGACATGGACACCGCGTCCGTCGGCGCCAAGTCCCTCGCGGGCACCGCCCACGGCGCCCCCGTCGGCATCCCGGGCGCCCCCGACGACCTGCCCGCGGGCGGCTCCCTCACCACCGGCCCCTGGCAGGTGTGCGCGGCCACCGGCGGCACCGGGACGACGGCCACCGCGCTCGTCGTCGGCACCGACCTCGGCGGCGCGGGACTGGCGGGATCCGAGGGACTCCTCGTCACCGGACCCGACAAGGCCCAGTACCTGGTCTGGCAGGGCAGCAAGCTCCGCCTCGACCTCGCGGGCGGCGCCCGCGAGGCCCTCGGCTACGGCTCCCGCTCGCCCCGCCCGGTCTCCGCCGCCCTGCTCAACTCGCTCTCCTCAGGCCCCGATCTGACCGCCCCGGCGATCCCGGGACGCGGCGACCCGGGCCCCTCGCTCGGCGGCGCGGACACCCGGATCGGCCAGGTCTTCCAGGTGTCGGCGCCCGGCGGCGACCTCCACTACTACGTGCTGCGCAAGGAGGGGCTCGCGCCGGTCAACGCCACCATGGCCGCGCTGCTCCTCGGCAACCCGGAGACCAGAATGAAGGCGTACCGGGGCGGCACGGCCGCCGCCACCACCCTGGGCGCCGCCGCCGTCATCGGCCGGCTGGCACCCGGCGCCGAGGGCGGCGACACCCGCACCGACCTCCCGGCGAGCCCGCCGAAGGCGGTCGAGCCCGCGGTGGGCGACAGCCCGTGCGTGAGCATCCAGTCGGGCGCCGACGGCACCCGGGTGAGCGTGTCCCTCGCGCACACCGAGGACATCGGCAGGCCCGCGCAGGCCACCACGGAGGGGCTGACGGCGGCCTGCGTCACCGTCAACCGGATCGTGGTGCCGCCGGGCGGCGGCGCCCTGGTGCACGCGCTCGGCGCGGACGGCTCGAACGTCGGCAGCACCCTTTACCTGGTGACCGACAACGGGGTGAAGTACCGGGTGCCGTCGGCCGAGGCGCTGAAGGCGCTGGGCTACACCACCGGCCAGGCGCAGCGGCTGCCGTCGTCGCTGCTCGCCATGGTGCCCACCGGGCCCGATCTGACGGCGGCGGCCGCGGTGTCGGGCCGGGCGCGGGCGACCGCTCCGCCGTGCGGCGCCGATCCCCTGGGGACCGCGGGCCGATGA
- a CDS encoding YbaB/EbfC family nucleoid-associated protein, producing the protein MSEPLQERIAQAMAELEATQAAVARVQADLRQASETVRSADRVVEATVGAQGELTALKFLDNKHQNMTGPQLAASIMEAVQQGRARMARQVMDSFAPFTQPGPAGSIRRGLDVDWDRMFGSALDGGGRAASGRPGRDRLRDEIDEDSD; encoded by the coding sequence GTGTCCGAGCCATTGCAGGAGCGCATCGCGCAGGCCATGGCCGAACTCGAGGCCACCCAGGCCGCCGTCGCCCGCGTGCAGGCGGATCTCCGTCAGGCCTCCGAGACGGTCAGGTCGGCGGACCGCGTGGTGGAGGCCACGGTCGGTGCGCAGGGCGAGCTGACGGCGTTGAAGTTCCTCGACAACAAGCACCAGAACATGACAGGACCGCAGTTGGCCGCCTCGATCATGGAGGCGGTCCAGCAGGGGCGGGCACGGATGGCGCGTCAGGTGATGGACTCCTTCGCGCCCTTCACCCAGCCAGGGCCCGCGGGATCGATCCGCCGGGGCCTCGATGTCGACTGGGACCGGATGTTCGGCTCCGCGCTGGACGGCGGCGGCCGCGCCGCGTCCGGCAGGCCGGGCCGCGACCGGCTGCGCGACGAGATCGACGAAGACAGCGACTGA
- a CDS encoding AAWKG family protein (Members of this family are unrelated to eukaryotic Tcp10, although some members contain a repetitive region similar to a C-terminal repeat region of Tcp10.), with amino-acid sequence MADDKTEYADYWLKAVRLFTGYEAPARDTLFEEIVGNHGIKQMKVEVSKQGSVDSVTGEEYDWMVENAGWDIQNTDFIIPFYTRGGSEGVTYYKARFTLLGAKIADGKPVGGEVVGREGKSRYGKELEDGHFKPSDDGTVWNTFNLTKYSYGTGHALADLLEKENGTLGYSWGGEPPIDIGKGVRLASFDMVADSFDRVAKFFWDSKTTMDDWQNKVSSSPNDAWLGQAAGVFWDLIHELRRRYDHYAEDMEAVGGVSKQGAALRQAGTDLRTQAQNLKNKWDYWNVYEGNPLRWLVDLLSEIANKSWYNNLTQVDADYSYTEAGGYWDYTARPGFTSQATDAHGKTYGEMTELDTWKAVGEEAVRRWNASVKDNLIDPAEEALKNLALAWGSSNFDLGSISTKGDKGIGDSFKEDKADKAAKDAEDKAAKDKADADAKYEKDKKDAEDKAAKDKAEADAKYEKDKKEAEDKAAKEKAEAEAKYDKEKKEAEAKAAKEKAEADAKQAEIEAKQEEKEKEQEAKQAAAEAKQEQKEKEQEAKQEAKEKEQEAKQAEAEAKQEQIRKEQEAKQEAKEKEQEAKQEEAQRKQEEAQQKAQAFQIQQVNQQKAEQDKKEKEQERKRAEAEAKQEQLRQEQEAKQEAKEKEQEAKQAEAEAKQEQIRKEQEAKQDQIRTEQEAKQDQIREQQEKKQEEQEAKQEQLRAEQEKKQEEAQQKAEEKQAQAEAKQDRIREEQEAKQDQIRAEQEKKQDEAQQKQDEVRQEQERKQEEAQQKQDQIRQEQEAKQDQIRAEQEKKQDEAQQKQDEVRQEQERKQAEYQQKQEQLSHSLNGGDLGRFTSDISGPVNGDDSLTNPDGSVSHLDSHGRVVTEFPDGSESVVDPHTQTSTVIRPDGSSYSGPLNAGDALPNPDGSTTHLDPQGQVVTEYPDGSVSRVDPDTGATSITAPDGTTTTGYLNDPGSAVPDYRTSHQLNGGGYGTATPTYDYGDPSYEEELYDDSPYREPSLADVSGGGVDEAQASRGTPLNSGLPAGLGGTGGMGGMPMGGMGGMGGMGGKGNDGPSERVRNVIDGDVVSNRRPGAAPRAKGSYEERQTVATSGSSPFLPPMGGAGAGQGQTETESSDREREVWAPEDDDVWGTEEGGSPAVIGR; translated from the coding sequence ATGGCCGATGACAAGACCGAGTACGCGGACTACTGGCTGAAGGCCGTCCGGCTCTTCACCGGGTACGAGGCGCCCGCCAGGGACACCCTCTTCGAGGAGATCGTCGGCAACCACGGCATCAAGCAGATGAAGGTGGAGGTCAGCAAGCAGGGCAGCGTCGACTCCGTCACCGGTGAGGAGTACGACTGGATGGTGGAGAACGCGGGCTGGGACATCCAGAACACCGACTTCATCATCCCGTTCTACACACGCGGCGGCAGCGAGGGCGTCACCTACTACAAGGCCCGCTTCACCCTGCTCGGCGCCAAGATCGCCGACGGCAAGCCGGTGGGCGGCGAGGTCGTCGGCCGGGAGGGCAAGAGCAGGTACGGCAAGGAGCTGGAGGACGGCCACTTCAAGCCGAGCGACGACGGCACGGTCTGGAACACCTTCAACCTGACCAAGTACTCCTACGGCACCGGCCACGCCCTGGCCGACCTGCTGGAGAAGGAGAACGGCACCCTCGGCTACAGCTGGGGCGGCGAACCGCCCATCGACATCGGCAAGGGCGTCAGGCTGGCGTCCTTCGACATGGTGGCGGACTCCTTCGACCGGGTCGCGAAGTTCTTCTGGGACAGCAAGACCACCATGGACGACTGGCAGAACAAGGTCAGCAGTTCACCCAACGACGCGTGGCTCGGGCAGGCGGCCGGCGTCTTCTGGGACCTCATCCACGAACTGCGCAGGCGCTACGACCACTACGCGGAGGACATGGAGGCCGTCGGCGGTGTGTCGAAGCAGGGCGCGGCGCTGCGGCAGGCGGGCACCGACCTGCGCACCCAGGCGCAGAACCTGAAGAACAAGTGGGACTACTGGAACGTCTACGAGGGCAACCCGCTGCGCTGGCTGGTCGACCTGCTCTCCGAGATCGCCAACAAGTCCTGGTACAACAACCTGACCCAGGTCGACGCCGACTACTCGTACACCGAGGCCGGCGGGTACTGGGACTACACCGCGCGGCCCGGGTTCACCTCGCAGGCCACCGACGCGCACGGCAAGACCTACGGCGAGATGACGGAGCTGGACACCTGGAAGGCCGTCGGCGAGGAAGCCGTCAGGCGCTGGAACGCCTCCGTCAAGGACAACCTGATCGACCCCGCCGAGGAGGCGCTGAAGAACCTGGCCCTCGCCTGGGGTTCGTCCAACTTCGACCTCGGGTCCATCAGCACCAAGGGCGACAAGGGCATCGGCGACTCCTTCAAGGAGGACAAGGCGGACAAGGCCGCCAAGGACGCCGAGGACAAGGCGGCGAAGGACAAGGCCGACGCGGACGCGAAGTACGAGAAGGACAAGAAGGACGCCGAGGACAAGGCGGCCAAGGACAAGGCCGAGGCGGACGCGAAGTACGAGAAGGACAAGAAGGAAGCCGAGGACAAAGCCGCCAAGGAAAAGGCCGAAGCCGAGGCGAAGTACGACAAGGAGAAGAAGGAGGCGGAAGCCAAGGCGGCCAAGGAAAAAGCCGAAGCGGACGCCAAACAGGCTGAAATAGAGGCCAAGCAGGAGGAGAAGGAGAAGGAGCAGGAGGCCAAGCAGGCGGCGGCCGAGGCCAAGCAGGAACAGAAGGAGAAGGAACAGGAGGCCAAGCAGGAGGCCAAGGAGAAGGAGCAGGAGGCCAAGCAGGCCGAGGCCGAGGCCAAGCAGGAGCAGATCCGCAAGGAGCAGGAAGCCAAGCAGGAGGCCAAGGAGAAGGAGCAGGAGGCCAAGCAGGAAGAGGCTCAGCGGAAGCAGGAAGAGGCCCAGCAGAAGGCCCAGGCGTTCCAGATCCAGCAGGTGAACCAGCAGAAGGCCGAGCAGGACAAGAAGGAGAAGGAGCAGGAGCGCAAGCGGGCCGAGGCGGAGGCGAAGCAGGAGCAGCTCCGCCAGGAGCAGGAGGCCAAGCAGGAGGCGAAGGAGAAGGAGCAGGAGGCCAAGCAGGCCGAGGCGGAGGCCAAGCAGGAGCAGATCCGTAAGGAGCAGGAGGCCAAGCAGGACCAGATCCGCACGGAACAGGAGGCGAAGCAGGACCAGATCCGCGAGCAGCAGGAGAAGAAGCAGGAGGAGCAGGAGGCCAAGCAGGAGCAGCTCAGGGCGGAGCAGGAGAAGAAGCAGGAGGAGGCGCAGCAGAAGGCCGAGGAGAAGCAGGCGCAGGCCGAGGCCAAGCAGGACCGCATCCGCGAGGAGCAGGAGGCCAAGCAGGACCAGATCCGCGCCGAGCAGGAGAAGAAGCAGGACGAGGCGCAGCAGAAGCAGGACGAGGTCCGCCAGGAGCAGGAGCGGAAGCAGGAGGAGGCGCAGCAGAAGCAGGACCAGATCCGGCAGGAGCAGGAAGCCAAGCAGGATCAGATCCGCGCCGAGCAGGAGAAGAAGCAGGACGAGGCGCAGCAGAAGCAGGACGAGGTCCGTCAGGAGCAGGAGCGGAAGCAGGCCGAGTACCAGCAGAAGCAGGAGCAGCTCAGCCACTCCCTGAACGGCGGCGATCTCGGCCGGTTCACCAGCGACATCTCCGGGCCGGTCAACGGCGACGACTCGCTGACCAACCCGGACGGCAGCGTCTCCCACCTGGACTCGCACGGCAGGGTGGTGACGGAGTTCCCCGACGGCAGCGAGTCGGTGGTCGACCCGCACACCCAGACGTCCACCGTCATCAGGCCGGACGGCTCCTCGTACTCGGGTCCGCTCAACGCGGGCGACGCGTTGCCCAACCCGGACGGCAGCACCACCCACCTCGACCCGCAGGGCCAGGTCGTCACCGAGTACCCCGACGGCAGCGTCTCGCGGGTTGACCCGGACACCGGCGCCACCTCCATCACCGCCCCCGACGGCACGACGACCACGGGCTATCTCAACGACCCCGGCAGCGCCGTCCCCGACTACCGGACGTCCCACCAGCTGAACGGCGGCGGCTACGGCACGGCCACCCCCACCTACGACTACGGCGACCCCTCCTACGAGGAGGAGCTGTACGACGACTCGCCGTACCGCGAGCCGTCCCTCGCCGATGTGTCGGGCGGTGGCGTCGACGAGGCGCAGGCGAGCCGCGGCACCCCGCTCAACAGCGGTCTGCCGGCGGGGCTGGGCGGCACGGGCGGCATGGGCGGGATGCCGATGGGTGGCATGGGCGGGATGGGGGGAATGGGCGGCAAGGGCAACGACGGCCCGTCCGAGCGCGTCCGCAACGTCATCGACGGCGATGTGGTGAGCAACCGCCGCCCCGGCGCCGCCCCGCGCGCCAAGGGCTCCTACGAGGAGCGGCAGACCGTCGCCACCAGCGGTTCGAGCCCGTTCCTGCCCCCGATGGGCGGCGCGGGCGCGGGGCAGGGCCAGACGGAGACCGAGAGCAGCGACCGCGAGCGTGAGGTCTGGGCGCCCGAGGACGACGACGTCTGGGGCACCGAGGAGGGCGGCTCGCCCGCCGTGATCGGCCGCTAG
- a CDS encoding WXG100 family type VII secretion target, protein MPDNLTDGYIYVSYAHVDNAVDDMRLQTREIEKIINSLNDELQALKNSWEGDDRQVYDEKQAAWNQAVANMAKWLEDNASTLNQIRDLYTHNERQQTQSWQDVRIG, encoded by the coding sequence ATGCCGGACAACCTCACTGACGGATACATCTACGTCAGCTACGCGCATGTCGACAACGCTGTCGACGACATGCGCCTCCAGACGCGTGAGATCGAGAAGATCATCAACAGTCTGAACGACGAACTCCAGGCCCTGAAGAACTCCTGGGAGGGCGACGACCGCCAGGTCTACGACGAGAAGCAGGCGGCGTGGAACCAGGCGGTCGCCAACATGGCCAAGTGGCTCGAGGACAACGCGAGCACGCTGAACCAGATCCGCGATCTCTACACCCACAACGAGCGCCAGCAGACGCAGAGCTGGCAGGACGTCAGGATCGGCTAG